Genomic window (Drosophila ananassae strain 14024-0371.13 chromosome 3L, ASM1763931v2, whole genome shotgun sequence):
CAGGCGGCCACCTTGGGATACTTGGTGGCGTCCAGCTCGAGAATGGCGGCCAACGAGGAGGCAGTGGCTCCACAGCACAGATCCGCCACAGTCAGGGTGGACCCAGTGACATAGGGATTGTCCCCCAAAAAGGACTCCAGGATGGCATAGCCCGACTTGATGTTGTCCACCTTTTCCTTGGGCACTAGAGTCACATTGTGGTAGAAATAGGGAATACTGACGTTCCGCAAGGACATAAACAGGACACTGGCATCGAAGTAGAGTCGCTGATTCACCTGGGCCCGTGCCAGCAGATCCTTGGGATACAGCTCATCCGTCTTGGCATACTTGTCCACCAAATAACAGACAATGGCATGCGAGTCCCAGATGAGAGCTCCATTATCTTCCAACAGGGGCACTGTGTTCTGGGGATTCTTTTTCTTAAACTCCTCCTTGAAGTGCTCCCCAGCCAACACATCGACCTGCTTGTACTGATAGTCCAAGTCCAGAGCTCGCAGGACCAACTTGCAGGCCCTGACTGGTGGACTTATGTCCAAACCGTATAGCACCAAGCCCGACATGATCCGACCCCTGCGAATAGCTTAGTTATACTGAAGTGGCGGTGCTGGCAGTGTCATTAAATAAGCTTCTCCCCTGGGAAATCAGAACTAGATTAAATAAGCAAAATGGACAAGTGGCAGTGTACATATGTTCATGAGAGCCACACCCGTGTAATAGATGGGAACTAttcaatgaaaaaaaaaaaaacagttcaTGAAACCCAACACGATAGCAGCTATCACATTTAGAATTatggaatattttttcattaaaatcaAAGATTACATTATCATACTTTTATTCTCTTATCATACACTTCAAgatattacaaatattttcattttttaatctcCCAATTTGGTCCACTTGCTGCGCAGGAAGGAGCAGTAGTTGTTGGCATGCTCCTCATTGATATCCTTAAAGTGGGGTGTCTGGTTGAGACGAGCCAGCCAGGCTGTGACCTTGGGGTAGACCGCAGGATCGATGTCCACGGCGGCGGGCAGACTGGTCACAGTGGGGCCTGTGCAAATGTCAGCCAGGGTCAGGGAGTCCCCCACCAGATAGTCACTACCCGACAGGAAGGTCTCCAACAGCTTCAGACCCCGATGGATGTTATTGAGCTTCTCCTGGGCCACCACAGTCACTCCACTGACCCAGAACGGGCCACTAACACTGGCCAGGGAGGGGAACAAGACACTGGCATCGAAGAAGAGCCGCTGGTTGATGGCCGCCCTCTTGGCCAGGTCCTTGGGATACAATTCATCCGACTTGCCGTACTTGTCCACCAAGTAGATGGCAATGGCGTGCGAGTCCCAGATCACAGTGCCGTTGTCATCCAGAACTGGCACCGTGTGCTGTGGATTCTTCTTCAGGAAATCCTCGCTCAGGTGCTCCCCAGCCTGCAGGTTCACCTCCTTGTATTCGTAGTCCAGGCCCAGAGCCTTCAGGGTGATCTTCACAGCCCTCACACAAGGACTCAGATCCACTCCGTACAGTACGATTCCCGACTTGGACATGTTAGAGTTTCAGTGTAGTATCTCCGGCCACGACTCGCTTATTACTGATCATCTGATTCGATTTTTATAATGTTTGTGGGTGAGAGCTTTTGGCTAGAACTAGCGGCTTGCCGGCATTCGTAGATAAAAGCTCTCAAATGTTTGTTTTCAAGCTGACATGCCTCCCTCTATATAATATAGaacctaaaaaatatatacatatcttTCTGTGGCTTCCATCCATCACCATTTCATcatttccaaaaattttggCGAATCGGCAGTATTCTGGAACTATTGAGTCGAACTTTAAATGataagaaaatatgttttGTCAGCATGAAGGGggatttttttcataaatttcacAAGAAAGCATTactatacccggtacttggcagaatttatttaaatggtaGAGAGATAGAGATCATCTATAGGACTAAACACTTGACTAATAGAGAGCCATCTCTCAGATCTTAtagtatttattaaatattttataattagcTAACTTTTATTAATAGCTACCTATACAATAGATTCTTAAGGTAAAGAAATAGCCTTGTCACCCAAAAAGTAGGCAATatattatacattttaaataaattggaaAGAATCAAACAAAATCTCAATAAATCTATTAATCTATGGGGGACATTTTCGTGAAAATATGCTTTCTGGACATTTAATAAAGAATATTCCTAACTAACtaatataaatcaaataagaAATAACACAAGATAAGTTATAAGAAACCAATGAAATTCAAAATTGCTTCTATATTATGATAACTCTCCTCAAGCCATGgagaaatattaatttaatatttaatatttattttaaaatccataaaaatacataattagCCAAGTTAGTCTCCCAGTTTGGTCCACTGGCTGCGCATGAAGGCGCAGTAATTTTTGGCATTTGCTTCATTAATCTCCTTGAAATAAGGAATCTGGTTCAGTCGCTCCAGCCAGGCGGCAGTCTTGGGATAAACAGATGGATCGATGTCCACGGCTACGGGTAGGCAGGACACTGTGGGTCCAGTGGACAGGTCGGCCAGGGTCACGGAGTCGCCAGCCAGATACTTGCTGTTGGCCAGGAAGGTCTCCAACATCTTCAAGCCCCGATGAATGGTGTCCAGTTTCTCCTGGGCCACGACAGTGGATCCGCTTATCCAGAACGGAGCAGTCACACTGGCAATGGAGGCGTAGATGACACTGGCATCGAAGAAGAGCCGTTGGTTGATGGCCGCCCTCTTGGCCAGGTCCTTGGGATACAACTCGTCCGACTTGCCGTACTTGTCCACCAAGTAGGTGGCAATGGCGTGCGAGTCCCAGATGTAGGTGCCATTGTCATCCAAAACGGGTACCGTGTGCTGGGGATTCATTTTCAGATACTCCTCCGAGAGGTGCTCGCCCTTCTGCATGTTGACCTCCTTGAACTCATAGTCCACGTCCAGAGCCTTGAGGACCAGTTTCACGGTCCTGACACAAGGACTTAGGTCCGCTCCGTAAAGTACTATTCCCGACTTGGACATTGTGGGTATTTTTAGTGCAACTTGTTGATTTCGACTGATCTGATCTCTTGGTTCTTATAGAATTATAAACAGTTTTGCCGAAAGCTTTTTTTGCTAAGAGAGAGCTTAAGAGAGTAagcttttcttttgtttttgtttccaaGTCAAGCCAAATAACAAAACTCGGCATGACTGTGTGATtatttcacacacacacacttgaaTTAGCCCACAAACACCAATGCAATTACTCATACAGGAGAGTTTTCTTTATTCTCTTATGGGGGAAAGAAACTTGAAAGTTTTGAAAGCTTCAAAAGAGCTTTAATAGCTTTAAGATTTAAGTTTAGTTCTTTAGTTCAGTTTGTTTATTCAAGCCTTAAATTAAACTTTTAGTGGCTTACTAATTTAGTAAAAGCTAT
Coding sequences:
- the LOC6495018 gene encoding glutathione S-transferase 1, translated to MSGLVLYGLDISPPVRACKLVLRALDLDYQYKQVDVLAGEHFKEEFKKKNPQNTVPLLEDNGALIWDSHAIVCYLVDKYAKTDELYPKDLLARAQVNQRLYFDASVLFMSLRNVSIPYFYHNVTLVPKEKVDNIKSGYAILESFLGDNPYVTGSTLTVADLCCGATASSLAAILELDATKYPKVAAWLERLSKLPDYEGGLKEYIELLRPVLTLEH
- the LOC6495017 gene encoding glutathione S-transferase 1, encoding MSKSGIVLYGVDLSPCVRAVKITLKALGLDYEYKEVNLQAGEHLSEDFLKKNPQHTVPVLDDNGTVIWDSHAIAIYLVDKYGKSDELYPKDLAKRAAINQRLFFDASVLFPSLASVSGPFWVSGVTVVAQEKLNNIHRGLKLLETFLSGSDYLVGDSLTLADICTGPTVTSLPAAVDIDPAVYPKVTAWLARLNQTPHFKDINEEHANNYCSFLRSKWTKLGD
- the LOC6495016 gene encoding glutathione S-transferase 1 — translated: MSKSGIVLYGADLSPCVRTVKLVLKALDVDYEFKEVNMQKGEHLSEEYLKMNPQHTVPVLDDNGTYIWDSHAIATYLVDKYGKSDELYPKDLAKRAAINQRLFFDASVIYASIASVTAPFWISGSTVVAQEKLDTIHRGLKMLETFLANSKYLAGDSVTLADLSTGPTVSCLPVAVDIDPSVYPKTAAWLERLNQIPYFKEINEANAKNYCAFMRSQWTKLGD